One window of Entelurus aequoreus isolate RoL-2023_Sb linkage group LG06, RoL_Eaeq_v1.1, whole genome shotgun sequence genomic DNA carries:
- the gcnt4a gene encoding beta-1,3-galactosyl-O-glycosyl-glycoprotein beta-1,6-N-acetylglucosaminyltransferase 4, whose translation MKIRYGCSVHRLRRWCFLFSVSLVAVCLLKLVYIKVTVRDSIYVGLSGVHSQGLDVNCTAIYELDPVEIGKALEMKHKAIIDVDDDSTVSLTSDCQTFITRRRYDDIPVSGVERNFPLAYSLVVHQNAPMVECILHAIYAPQNIYCVHYDQKSSPAFIKAMKNLARCLPNVFIASKLESVQYAHISRLNADLNCLSDLLRSQIKWEYVINLCGQDFPLKSNYELVVELRRLNGRNMLESSEPSELKKQRFSFKHELKNVPYEYHRIPVKTTMTKDMPPHALVMFTGSAYFVLSRSFVNYISSNQVAKDFLAWSADTYSPDEHFWATLVRLPGVPGHISRSQPDVTDLKSKTRLVKWNYLEGNVYPPCTGTHKRSVCIYGAAELRWLLNYGHWFANKFDPKVDPVLIRCLEEKLIEKRYAAPK comes from the coding sequence ATGAAAATACGATATGGATGCTCCGTACATAGATTGAGACGCTGGTGTTTCCTATTTTCTGTGTCTCTGGTGGCAGTTTGCTTGCTCAAGCTGGTGTACATCAAAGTGACGGTGAGGGACAGCATCTACGTGGGCCTTTCGGGAGTTCACAGCCAGGGGTTGGACGTTAACTGCACTGCTATCTACGAGCTTGACCCTGTGGAAATAGGCAAAGCTCTGGAGATGAAACACAAAGCCATCATTGACGTGGACGATGATAGCACCGTGAGTCTAACTTCGGACTGTCAAACCTTTATCACAAGGAGGCGTTATGACGACATTCCGGTGTCAGGGGTCGAGCGCAACTTTCCACTGGCTTACTCCTTGGTGGTGCACCAAAACGCACCCATGGTGGAATGTATTCTTCACGCCATCTACGCGCCTCAAAACATCTACTGTGTCCACTATGACCAAAAGTCCTCTCCGGCGTTTATTAAGGCCATGAAGAACCTTGCTCGCTGTCTGCCTAACGTATTTATTGCTTCAAAACTGGAGTCAGTCCAATACGCTCATATTAGTCGACTCAACGCGGATCTCAACTGCCTCTCTGACCTGCTAAGGTCCCAGATCAAATGGGAGTATGTGATCAACCTCTGTGGTCAGGACTTTCCTCTCAAGTCCAACTACGAACTGGTGGTGGAGCTGAGGCGGCTGAACGGCCGTAACATGCTGGAGTCCAGTGAACCCAGCGAGCTGAAGAAGCAGCGCTTCAGTTTTAAGCATGAGCTGAAGAACGTGCCTTACGAGTACCACCGTATTCCTGTGAAAACCACAATGACAAAAGACATGCCTCCTCATGCCCTCGTGATGTTCACCGGAAGTGCTTATTTTGTGCTGTCGCGGAGTTTTGTCAACTACATCAGCAGCAACCAAGTAGCCAAAGACTTTCTGGCCTGGTCAGCAGACACATACTCTCCAGATGAACACTTCTGGGCCACTCTTGTCAGGCTCCCAGGGGTGCCAGGACACATTTCTAGATCCCAACCAGACGTTACGGACTTGAAGAGTAAAACGCGACTTGTCAAATGGAACTATCTGGAAGGAAACGTGTATCCACCTTGCACAGGTACGCACAAGCGGAGCGTTTGCATCTACGGGGCTGCAGAACTCCGCTGGCTCCTCAATTATGGCCACTGGTTTGCCAACAAATTTGACCCCAAAGTGGACCCCGTCTTGATCAGGTGTTTGGAGGAGAAGTTGATAGAAAAACGTTACGCAGCGCCTAAATGA